The following proteins are co-located in the Candidatus Dormiibacterota bacterium genome:
- a CDS encoding DUF962 domain-containing protein, producing the protein MKFDDFWPRYLLAHSDPRTRALHVAGTLAGTALVITALAARKPWLAAIGLVAGYGPAWASHALIERNRPETFRAPIASLRADYIMAWHVLRGTIDEQYAKIRS; encoded by the coding sequence ATGAAGTTCGACGACTTCTGGCCACGCTATCTCCTGGCGCATTCCGATCCGCGAACGCGCGCGCTGCACGTCGCCGGCACACTCGCCGGCACAGCGCTTGTCATCACCGCGCTCGCCGCACGAAAACCGTGGCTCGCCGCTATCGGCCTCGTCGCGGGATACGGACCGGCGTGGGCGTCGCACGCGCTCATCGAGCGCAACCGCCCGGAAACCTTTCGGGCGCCGATCGCGTCACTCCGTGCCGACTACATCATGGCGTGGCACGTGTTGCGTGGAACCATCGACGAGCAGTACGCAAAGATTCGCTCGTGA